One Gordonia mangrovi genomic region harbors:
- a CDS encoding PucR family transcriptional regulator, translating to MRLGDLLDDPDLRLDLVHDPGSARDVEVDRVFTTDQPDPGRYLFGGELVLSGLIFHSGAPAESDVFVDALVRNGVVAFGVGEERFGCVPDHIVDACRRGGIPVFGVPEDVAFSRVTDHIVARYASDRTQALTASLARQRRLLDAVSSGRALDEMAAELVATTGIRCWVITTTGRPVVAARGGGRTLDDETIDELTEKSLQTGAFPIAVGELTILKVGLPPARRAGSWLLVVGGHLTDLPRDVLSAFEEFAAICALVRGREHDAWRAAARTGDRLAECLVAEAAPPQMQEALEEAGFASAGGFNVLSAELTDPADQHPTVRAALRDALLEVGHAAIGHPRGADVIAVVDAGGGGQALEAALRAHLGRLSPILRGALHVGVSDATERNHLAGALALARRARTLSEQTSIADSDRGHGRVWVVGSGPLASGPSILSMLPDPVRRTFAELVLGPLSDGDDRAGTDLLDTLAAFLAENGSWNRTAARLHVHVNTVRYRMSRIEALTGRDLSTTADRSDLHLALAVRAGG from the coding sequence ATGCGGCTGGGCGATCTGCTCGATGATCCCGACCTGCGCCTTGACCTGGTCCACGACCCCGGATCGGCGCGCGACGTGGAGGTGGATCGGGTGTTCACCACCGACCAGCCGGACCCGGGGCGCTACCTGTTCGGCGGCGAGTTGGTGCTGTCCGGGCTGATCTTCCACTCCGGCGCACCGGCCGAATCCGATGTCTTCGTCGATGCGCTCGTGCGCAACGGGGTCGTTGCCTTCGGAGTCGGCGAAGAACGGTTCGGATGCGTCCCCGACCACATCGTCGACGCGTGCCGTCGCGGCGGCATACCGGTCTTCGGGGTGCCCGAGGACGTCGCGTTCAGTCGGGTCACCGACCACATCGTCGCCCGCTACGCCTCCGATCGCACCCAGGCACTCACCGCGAGCCTCGCGCGGCAGCGCCGCCTGCTCGATGCGGTGTCCTCGGGACGCGCACTCGACGAGATGGCTGCCGAACTCGTCGCGACGACGGGTATCCGATGCTGGGTGATCACCACGACCGGCCGACCGGTGGTGGCCGCCCGCGGTGGCGGACGCACCTTGGACGACGAGACGATCGACGAGCTCACCGAGAAGTCCCTGCAGACCGGTGCCTTCCCGATCGCCGTCGGGGAACTCACAATCCTCAAGGTCGGGCTTCCGCCGGCCCGTCGCGCCGGCTCTTGGCTGCTGGTCGTCGGTGGGCACCTCACCGACCTGCCCCGAGACGTGCTGTCGGCCTTCGAGGAGTTCGCGGCCATCTGTGCACTGGTACGCGGGCGCGAACACGATGCATGGCGTGCCGCCGCCCGCACGGGTGATCGGCTCGCCGAATGTCTGGTTGCCGAGGCAGCTCCACCGCAGATGCAGGAGGCGCTCGAGGAGGCCGGGTTCGCGTCGGCCGGCGGCTTCAACGTGCTGTCCGCCGAACTGACCGACCCGGCCGATCAGCATCCGACGGTTCGTGCGGCACTGCGGGATGCGCTGCTCGAAGTCGGCCATGCCGCCATCGGTCACCCGCGTGGCGCGGACGTGATTGCGGTGGTCGACGCGGGCGGTGGCGGCCAGGCGCTGGAGGCGGCCCTGCGCGCTCACCTCGGCCGGTTGTCGCCGATCCTGCGTGGTGCACTGCACGTCGGCGTCAGCGACGCCACGGAGCGAAACCATCTCGCGGGTGCGCTGGCGCTGGCCCGGCGAGCGCGAACACTGTCCGAGCAGACGTCGATCGCCGACAGCGACCGAGGCCACGGGAGAGTGTGGGTGGTCGGCAGCGGGCCGCTCGCGTCGGGGCCATCCATTCTGTCGATGCTGCCCGACCCGGTGCGTCGCACGTTCGCCGAACTCGTGCTCGGACCGTTGTCCGACGGCGACGACCGCGCGGGCACAGATCTGCTCGACACGTTGGCGGCCTTCCTGGCGGAGAACGGCTCCTGGAATCGAACTGCTGCGCGCCTGCACGTGCACGTCAACACCGTTCGGTACCGGATGTCGCGGATCGAGGCGCTGACCGGCCGGGATCTGTCGACCACGGCTGATCGCAGCGATCTGCACCTCGCTCTCGCCGTTCGTGCCGGAGGGTAG
- a CDS encoding nucleotidyltransferase family protein, with protein sequence MPAGGAGAVCGVVLAAGAGRRYGMPKILAHEGKWLTTSVDALRDGGCDEVVVAMGASVVEPPVNTSMLYVDDWAAGLSASVRAATHRVAAEPDFVGMVLHVVDTPDVGPEVTRRVIGAAGRRRDAVARAVFDGRPGHPVYIGADHFAALRTHLRGDSGAGRYLAAVPGLRSVECGDLATGRDRDLPE encoded by the coding sequence ATGCCCGCCGGTGGTGCCGGTGCGGTGTGTGGAGTGGTGTTGGCGGCCGGCGCCGGACGACGGTATGGGATGCCGAAAATCCTTGCCCATGAAGGAAAGTGGTTGACGACATCGGTCGACGCGCTACGTGACGGCGGGTGCGACGAGGTCGTCGTCGCGATGGGGGCGAGCGTTGTCGAGCCCCCCGTCAACACCTCGATGCTCTACGTCGACGACTGGGCTGCGGGGTTGTCGGCGTCGGTGCGCGCGGCCACCCACCGAGTGGCCGCGGAACCGGATTTCGTCGGCATGGTCTTACATGTTGTCGACACGCCTGACGTGGGTCCGGAGGTCACTCGGCGGGTGATCGGCGCGGCCGGTCGCCGCCGGGATGCGGTGGCGCGCGCGGTGTTCGACGGTCGACCAGGGCATCCGGTGTATATCGGCGCGGATCATTTCGCTGCGCTGCGCACCCATCTACGCGGGGACAGCGGCGCCGGACGGTATCTGGCGGCAGTCCCCGGTTTGCGCTCCGTGGAATGTGGTGACCTGGCCACGGGGCGCGACCGGGACCTGCCGGAGTGA
- a CDS encoding SRPBCC family protein produces MTTSAKHTHSIHVDAPVETVFDYVADPAHFVDAMSTMTADSDIVLGEVDRTPNGGVTGYEVKHRELGMHLTTTITREECVPNERLVDHASLGMEHMFTVAPDDTGTTLTYAWDSSRLMKMIDAVFYHTDRHVDEGLEKIRKEIEALA; encoded by the coding sequence ATGACGACTTCGGCCAAGCACACCCACAGCATTCATGTCGACGCACCGGTCGAGACGGTCTTCGACTATGTCGCGGACCCGGCACATTTCGTCGATGCCATGTCGACGATGACTGCCGACAGCGACATCGTGCTGGGCGAGGTGGATCGCACGCCCAATGGCGGAGTGACCGGCTACGAGGTCAAGCACCGCGAACTGGGTATGCACCTGACCACCACCATCACCCGGGAGGAGTGTGTCCCCAACGAGCGCCTGGTCGACCACGCCTCCCTCGGCATGGAGCACATGTTCACCGTCGCACCCGATGACACGGGCACCACGCTGACCTACGCCTGGGATTCATCGAGGCTGATGAAAATGATCGACGCAGTGTTCTACCACACGGACCGTCATGTCGACGAGGGTCTCGAGAAGATCAGGAAGGAGATCGAGGCGCTTGCCTGA
- a CDS encoding GNAT family N-acetyltransferase, whose product MQPVEINAGTWYLRALRADDRVTDVPALSDLGVDDPTEYIAGANRMWASESGYVWAVCEPTTGELVALIGVRTAPSRLVGRARPGRGDALEAARAPVRRFAEGALGLTMPTELVDDIS is encoded by the coding sequence ATGCAACCGGTAGAGATCAACGCCGGGACGTGGTACCTACGTGCGCTTCGCGCGGACGATCGGGTCACCGACGTCCCGGCGTTGTCCGATCTGGGGGTCGACGACCCCACGGAGTACATCGCCGGCGCAAACCGGATGTGGGCGAGCGAATCCGGTTACGTGTGGGCAGTATGCGAGCCGACGACGGGTGAGCTCGTCGCCCTGATCGGTGTGCGGACCGCGCCGAGCCGCCTCGTCGGGCGGGCGCGCCCCGGCCGCGGCGACGCACTCGAGGCCGCCCGGGCTCCGGTCCGCCGCTTCGCCGAGGGTGCACTCGGGCTCACGATGCCCACAGAACTCGTCGACGACATCTCCTGA
- a CDS encoding acetyl/propionyl/methylcrotonyl-CoA carboxylase subunit alpha has product MPSSSANSISKVLIANRGEIAVRVIRAARDAGLASVAVYAEPDADALFVKLADEAFALGGQTSAESYLVFDKILDAAAKSGADAIHPGYGFLSENADFAQAVLDAGLIWIGPSPQSIRDLGDKVTARHIALKADAPMAPGTKDPVKDADEVVAFAKEHGVPVAIKAAFGGGGRGMKVAYTIDEIPHLFESATREAVAAFGRGECFVERYLDKARHVEAQVIADQHGNVIVAGTRDCSLQRRFQKLVEEAPAPFLTDEQRTKIHESAKAICREAGYYGAGTVEFLVGSDGLVSFLEVNTRLQVEHPVTEETSGIDLVRQQFRIANGEKLEISEDPAPRGHSFEFRINGEDAGRNFLPAPGPVTVYKEPTGPGVRVDSGVVAGDVIGGQFDSMLAKLIVTGETREQALERSKRALAEFQVEGLATVIPFHRHIVENPAFHGHTDENGVEKFDVYTKWIETDWDNPIEPYTGGEPIEDDESLPRQNVVVEVGGRRVEVSLPGDLTLGGGGANGVVRKKPKARSRKKGGNAAVSGDAVAAPMQGTVVKVAVEEGQQVSAGELVVVLEAMKMENPVTAHKDGVVTGLSIEAGAAVTQGTVLLELK; this is encoded by the coding sequence GTGCCAAGTAGCTCTGCGAACAGTATTTCCAAGGTCCTCATCGCCAACCGCGGCGAGATCGCGGTGCGAGTGATCCGGGCCGCTCGTGACGCCGGCCTCGCCAGCGTGGCCGTCTACGCCGAACCCGACGCCGACGCGCTGTTCGTCAAACTCGCCGACGAAGCGTTCGCCCTCGGTGGTCAGACGTCGGCCGAGTCCTACCTCGTCTTCGACAAGATCCTCGACGCCGCGGCCAAGTCCGGCGCCGACGCCATCCACCCCGGGTACGGCTTCCTCTCCGAGAACGCCGACTTCGCCCAGGCAGTCCTCGACGCCGGGCTGATCTGGATCGGACCGTCACCGCAGTCCATCCGCGACCTCGGCGACAAGGTCACCGCCCGCCACATCGCGCTCAAGGCCGACGCACCGATGGCCCCGGGCACCAAGGACCCGGTCAAGGATGCCGACGAGGTCGTCGCGTTCGCGAAGGAGCACGGCGTGCCGGTCGCCATCAAGGCGGCCTTCGGCGGTGGTGGACGCGGCATGAAGGTCGCCTACACCATCGACGAGATCCCGCACCTCTTCGAATCGGCCACCCGTGAGGCCGTCGCCGCCTTCGGTCGCGGTGAGTGCTTCGTGGAGCGCTACCTCGACAAGGCGCGCCACGTCGAGGCTCAGGTCATCGCCGACCAGCACGGCAACGTCATCGTCGCCGGTACCCGCGACTGCTCGCTGCAGCGCCGCTTCCAGAAGCTCGTCGAGGAGGCGCCGGCACCATTCCTCACCGACGAACAGCGCACCAAGATCCACGAGTCGGCCAAGGCCATCTGCCGCGAAGCCGGCTACTACGGCGCCGGCACCGTCGAGTTCCTGGTCGGCAGCGACGGGCTCGTGTCCTTCCTCGAGGTCAACACGCGCCTGCAGGTGGAGCACCCGGTCACCGAAGAGACCTCCGGCATCGACCTGGTTCGCCAGCAGTTCCGCATCGCCAACGGCGAGAAGCTCGAGATCTCCGAGGACCCGGCGCCGCGCGGACACTCGTTCGAGTTCCGCATCAACGGCGAGGACGCCGGCCGCAACTTCCTGCCCGCCCCGGGCCCGGTCACCGTGTACAAGGAGCCGACCGGTCCCGGTGTACGCGTCGACTCCGGTGTTGTCGCCGGCGACGTCATCGGCGGCCAGTTCGACTCGATGCTCGCCAAGCTCATCGTGACCGGGGAGACCCGCGAGCAGGCGCTCGAGCGGTCCAAGCGTGCGCTGGCCGAGTTCCAGGTCGAGGGTCTGGCCACGGTCATCCCGTTCCACCGCCACATCGTCGAGAACCCCGCGTTCCACGGCCACACCGACGAGAACGGGGTGGAGAAGTTCGACGTCTACACCAAGTGGATCGAGACCGACTGGGACAACCCGATCGAGCCGTACACCGGTGGCGAGCCGATCGAGGACGACGAATCGCTGCCGCGCCAGAACGTGGTGGTCGAGGTCGGCGGCCGGCGCGTCGAGGTGTCATTGCCCGGTGACCTCACTCTTGGTGGCGGCGGCGCCAATGGTGTCGTCCGCAAGAAGCCGAAGGCACGCTCCCGCAAGAAGGGTGGCAACGCCGCCGTCTCCGGCGACGCCGTGGCGGCGCCGATGCAGGGCACCGTCGTGAAGGTCGCCGTCGAGGAGGGCCAGCAGGTCTCCGCCGGCGAACTCGTCGTCGTGCTCGAGGCCATGAAGATGGAGAACCCGGTCACCGCGCACAAGGACGGCGTGGTCACCGGACTGTCCATCGAGGCCGGCGCGGCGGTCACCCAGGGCACCGTGCTGCTGGAACTGAAGTAG
- a CDS encoding condensation domain-containing protein: MKFVQIRDESVEPGGLVEWTPYVEGGLGSWSRDSRLTSHNHEQHLRSAFEYRLRTRREGGRESWLGLAIEFDEPLSIPAIRTTLLRWIDRHEVLRSHVIIRGDGLQRLSTGPGTVKLKMGRIGWYTESGPLVEQIAGAFDRATAPLHWPAYMFATVGREKSFTLLFAADHSLVDGYSLIMAQHELVTLYRAARRQKQAELPPVGSYVDFSAQERRMADQTGADHPAVRTWTDFLRAGRGGMPAFTAGPGAEPLDRAELEAPAPDPSDESAVAQQSLYGLILDDAAANRFTAVCSQAGGTITAGVLAAFALVHRNRTGDPEFRCVLPRHTRDDARWLTSLGWFVAVAPFTIDVSDSPTFDQAVARATAELKRSRQGAGLPFLRVAELIDHSGEPLFVISFIDTRYAPGAAEADAGRATVLRSHSYAPHEVYIWINRTPGGMRVSARFPVEPIPGGAGQDVPGADVNYPTPVTDPGEPDAGSSGPVQAYLQDFSQLIRDLGDASTFRTGQ, translated from the coding sequence ATGAAGTTCGTCCAGATCCGCGACGAGTCCGTGGAACCGGGTGGACTCGTCGAGTGGACGCCGTATGTCGAGGGCGGCCTCGGCTCGTGGAGTCGTGACTCTCGGCTGACGTCGCACAATCACGAGCAGCATCTACGCTCGGCATTCGAGTACCGCCTGCGCACCCGCCGTGAGGGCGGACGCGAATCCTGGCTCGGACTCGCCATCGAATTCGATGAGCCGCTGTCGATCCCGGCCATCCGGACCACGCTGTTGCGGTGGATCGATCGCCATGAGGTGCTGCGCAGCCACGTCATCATCCGCGGGGACGGCCTGCAGCGGCTGAGCACCGGGCCGGGAACCGTCAAGCTCAAGATGGGCCGTATCGGCTGGTACACCGAGTCCGGTCCGCTGGTCGAACAGATCGCCGGCGCCTTCGACCGGGCGACGGCACCGCTGCACTGGCCGGCCTACATGTTCGCCACCGTCGGCCGGGAGAAGTCCTTCACCCTGCTGTTCGCTGCCGATCATTCACTCGTCGACGGGTACTCGCTGATCATGGCGCAGCACGAACTCGTCACCCTCTACCGCGCCGCACGCCGGCAGAAGCAAGCGGAGTTGCCCCCGGTCGGCAGCTACGTCGACTTCAGCGCGCAGGAACGCCGGATGGCCGACCAGACCGGCGCAGACCATCCCGCGGTCCGGACCTGGACGGACTTCCTACGCGCCGGGCGCGGCGGGATGCCCGCGTTCACCGCCGGTCCCGGCGCCGAGCCCCTCGATCGCGCCGAGCTCGAGGCCCCTGCACCCGATCCGAGCGACGAATCGGCCGTCGCCCAGCAGTCGCTCTACGGCCTGATCCTCGACGATGCGGCCGCCAACCGATTCACCGCAGTGTGTTCGCAGGCGGGCGGCACCATTACCGCCGGAGTGCTCGCCGCGTTCGCGTTGGTTCACCGCAACCGGACCGGTGACCCCGAATTCCGCTGCGTCCTGCCCCGCCACACCCGCGACGACGCTCGCTGGCTCACCTCGCTGGGCTGGTTCGTCGCGGTGGCCCCGTTCACCATCGACGTGTCCGACTCGCCGACCTTCGATCAAGCGGTGGCGCGCGCGACCGCCGAGCTCAAACGGTCGCGGCAAGGCGCCGGACTCCCCTTCCTGCGGGTGGCCGAACTGATCGACCACAGCGGAGAGCCGTTGTTCGTGATCTCGTTCATCGACACCCGCTACGCCCCGGGTGCCGCCGAGGCCGACGCGGGTCGGGCGACAGTGCTGCGAAGCCATAGCTACGCGCCCCACGAGGTGTACATCTGGATCAATCGGACGCCCGGCGGCATGCGCGTGTCCGCCCGATTCCCGGTCGAGCCGATACCCGGTGGGGCCGGCCAGGATGTCCCCGGAGCCGACGTGAATTATCCCACTCCGGTGACCGATCCGGGCGAACCGGACGCAGGCTCCTCCGGCCCGGTACAGGCCTACCTGCAGGATTTTTCCCAGTTGATCCGAGACCTCGGTGACGCGAGCACTTTCCGTACCGGCCAGTAA
- a CDS encoding SufE family protein, translating to MTLPTALAEIVDDFGALGDSDKVTLLLEFSRELPELPDHLQEDAMEPVPECQSPVFLAVDAADTDRVRLYLTAPAEAPTTRGFASILHQGLDGAAAADILAVPADFYHELGLGSAVSPLRLRGMAGMLARIKSQVRTQTGGDPGTPATPT from the coding sequence ATGACCCTGCCGACTGCCCTCGCGGAGATCGTCGACGACTTCGGTGCGCTCGGCGACTCCGACAAGGTGACCCTGTTGCTCGAGTTCTCGCGTGAGTTGCCCGAACTGCCAGACCATCTCCAGGAAGATGCCATGGAGCCGGTGCCGGAATGTCAGTCACCGGTGTTCCTCGCCGTGGATGCGGCCGACACCGACCGGGTGCGGCTGTACCTCACCGCACCCGCCGAGGCGCCCACCACCCGCGGTTTCGCCTCGATCCTGCACCAGGGGCTCGACGGCGCGGCGGCAGCCGACATCCTCGCGGTGCCCGCGGACTTCTATCACGAACTCGGGCTAGGCTCGGCGGTCAGCCCGCTGCGCCTGCGTGGGATGGCGGGAATGCTCGCCCGGATCAAGAGTCAGGTGCGGACGCAAACCGGGGGTGACCCCGGAACCCCGGCCACCCCGACATGA
- a CDS encoding sulfurtransferase — MSVETDPNPAFADYAHPERLVSTQWLSAHLGAKGLKIVESDEDVLLFDIGHIPTAQKIDWHLHLNDPVTRDYINGEQFAELMRSKGIERDDTVVIYGDKSNWWAAYAMWVFTLFGHEDVRLLDGGRDAWMSEDRDTSFDVPEYPRSDYPVVERDDSRIRAFAPEVLAALGTQPLVDVRSPQEYTGERTHMPDYPEEGALRGGHIPTAVSIPWAKAAAPDSRFRRRKELEEVYADLDPATPTIAYCRIGERSSHTWFVLTHLLGFDKVRNYDGSWTEWGNAVRVPIAIGPEPGAAPAST, encoded by the coding sequence TTGAGCGTGGAGACCGATCCGAATCCGGCGTTCGCCGATTATGCGCATCCGGAGCGTCTGGTCAGTACCCAGTGGCTGTCGGCGCATCTGGGCGCGAAGGGACTCAAGATCGTCGAGTCAGACGAAGATGTCCTGCTCTTCGACATCGGACACATCCCGACCGCACAGAAGATCGACTGGCACCTTCATCTCAACGATCCGGTGACCCGCGACTACATCAACGGTGAACAGTTCGCCGAACTGATGCGCAGCAAGGGCATCGAACGCGACGACACCGTGGTGATCTACGGCGACAAGAGCAACTGGTGGGCCGCGTACGCGATGTGGGTCTTCACCTTGTTCGGCCACGAAGACGTCCGACTGCTCGACGGTGGCCGCGACGCCTGGATGTCGGAGGACCGCGACACGTCCTTCGACGTGCCCGAGTACCCGCGTTCGGACTACCCCGTCGTCGAGCGGGACGACTCCCGGATCCGTGCGTTCGCCCCGGAGGTGCTCGCGGCGCTCGGCACCCAGCCCTTGGTCGATGTGCGGTCGCCGCAGGAGTACACGGGCGAACGCACCCACATGCCCGACTACCCGGAAGAGGGTGCGCTGCGCGGCGGTCACATCCCGACGGCGGTGTCCATCCCGTGGGCCAAGGCGGCCGCCCCGGACAGCCGATTCCGCCGCCGCAAGGAACTCGAGGAGGTCTACGCCGACCTCGACCCGGCCACCCCGACCATCGCGTACTGCCGGATCGGCGAAAGGTCGAGCCACACGTGGTTCGTCCTGACCCACCTCCTCGGCTTCGACAAGGTGCGCAACTACGACGGCTCGTGGACGGAGTGGGGCAACGCGGTTCGGGTCCCGATCGCCATCGGCCCCGAGCCGGGCGCCGCCCCGGCGTCGACATGA
- a CDS encoding condensation domain-containing protein produces MKLSGVDTVDIAPGELIRWNLAPTAADCTADVNTSENEKFHLDATRRDGRAGWLALTIDLAENIAVDELTRAIRSMIDRHEVLRCHFDDGEQGWRRRRLAPDAFDAVPHIVTQTADLTEHVLAGIDATCSPLTVLGHFVAAVRRVSSTTVVLGFDHCFVDAYSLAVIAKDFVDDLRERAVEAPLSYLDVRRIEESSTPRVDSSDEHVRAWGEFLAANDWHVPAFPLDLGLGAGETAPVRTDVRTLVSGRETDRFDQAIHARGARIYPLLLTSLAQAVRDVGGPDELPTILPVHTRHAPGARRTVGWMVANVPIRLLGASALPGDDLTINSARLAAALPLAEIGLTPVYAAYADLIRPSRHDVFMISYLDYRRTDLPKCAVTQQISATRATDTAQLWFWRDHDGIHLRTRHPDTSTAARTIDDVLGALSDRLRELSADGQRVG; encoded by the coding sequence GTGAAGCTCTCCGGCGTCGACACCGTCGACATCGCACCCGGCGAGCTGATCCGGTGGAACCTCGCGCCGACCGCGGCGGATTGCACCGCCGACGTCAACACGTCAGAAAACGAGAAGTTCCATCTCGACGCGACTCGGCGTGACGGAAGGGCCGGATGGCTGGCCCTGACCATCGACCTCGCCGAGAACATCGCCGTCGACGAGCTGACCCGCGCCATACGCTCGATGATCGACCGGCATGAAGTCCTGCGCTGCCATTTCGACGACGGGGAGCAGGGCTGGCGTCGGCGACGACTCGCACCCGACGCATTCGACGCGGTCCCCCACATCGTCACCCAAACGGCGGACCTGACCGAGCACGTCCTCGCCGGGATCGACGCCACGTGTTCACCACTGACCGTGTTGGGCCACTTCGTCGCCGCCGTTCGACGGGTGTCGTCGACCACCGTCGTACTCGGCTTCGACCACTGCTTCGTCGACGCCTACTCGCTGGCGGTCATCGCGAAGGATTTCGTCGACGACCTGCGCGAACGAGCGGTCGAGGCACCGCTCAGCTATCTGGATGTCCGACGGATCGAGGAGTCGTCGACACCCCGGGTCGACAGCAGCGACGAGCACGTCCGCGCATGGGGCGAGTTTCTCGCGGCCAACGACTGGCACGTCCCGGCATTCCCGCTCGACCTCGGTCTGGGCGCCGGAGAGACGGCACCGGTCCGCACCGATGTTCGCACGCTTGTGTCGGGGCGGGAGACCGATCGGTTCGACCAAGCCATCCACGCTCGTGGAGCGCGTATCTACCCGTTGTTGCTCACCTCGTTGGCACAGGCGGTGCGTGATGTCGGCGGCCCCGACGAACTGCCCACGATCCTGCCGGTACACACCCGGCACGCCCCCGGGGCACGCAGAACCGTCGGGTGGATGGTCGCCAATGTCCCGATCCGACTGCTCGGCGCGAGCGCACTTCCGGGCGATGACCTGACGATCAACTCAGCACGCCTCGCGGCGGCGCTTCCGCTTGCAGAGATCGGCCTGACCCCGGTGTACGCGGCCTACGCCGACCTCATCCGCCCGTCACGCCACGATGTCTTCATGATCTCGTACCTGGATTACCGGCGCACAGACCTCCCGAAATGCGCAGTGACACAGCAGATATCGGCCACCCGAGCCACCGACACCGCACAGCTCTGGTTCTGGCGAGATCACGATGGCATACACCTGCGTACCCGCCATCCAGACACATCGACCGCAGCCCGCACCATCGACGATGTACTGGGCGCCCTGTCGGATCGACTGCGCGAGTTGTCCGCCGACGGCCAGCGCGTCGGCTGA
- a CDS encoding condensation domain-containing protein, whose amino-acid sequence MTRTPVLRAPLVGGTPVEWHLTDPDGARAAAERTPDGLTFLQIDHVNAALAKRESGEPHTGTASSVTVFDEPLDRDAMAAALTAFCRRHDELRAVYPVDDTGPSRRVAPPETIEFVTVSSDDHVDADAVIGLVQQRINAEAVFDRLPGFVFGAIDGGDRFTFYAGYDHSHTDGFSQFAGLLEIARTYRAIRAGQTPDSGPVGSFGDYIAAEKQTVASLTPADPRIAEWRAILAVHDKRIPRFPLDLGLSDSEPAPAAPLRLSLVAGDVLEACDARRGDTASGAGIVYAALAAAQHELTGVEHFFTATVLAARAPHQAQTQGWLCNFAPIAFDVTGSMSFAELTVAATEAVARARRLATLPVHASLGALAAAGAYIPDPGSPQMVSYIDFRRIPGNDDAVLRNVTSFQAAGRTRNANMWLTRRADAMTLIAHIPDNPVAKSTFTAYVEAIRRWLTSYACGDETMIGSAEAPGLAGQST is encoded by the coding sequence ATGACCCGCACCCCCGTACTTCGTGCACCACTGGTGGGTGGCACCCCGGTGGAATGGCACCTCACCGATCCCGACGGCGCGCGCGCCGCCGCCGAGCGCACGCCCGACGGCTTGACCTTTCTGCAAATCGACCATGTGAACGCCGCGCTGGCCAAGCGAGAGTCCGGCGAACCACACACCGGCACGGCGTCGAGCGTGACCGTGTTCGACGAACCCCTCGATCGCGATGCCATGGCCGCCGCGCTCACTGCTTTCTGTCGACGCCATGATGAGCTCCGAGCGGTCTATCCGGTCGACGACACCGGGCCATCTCGTCGGGTCGCGCCCCCCGAGACCATCGAGTTCGTCACCGTGTCCTCCGACGATCACGTCGACGCCGACGCCGTCATCGGTCTCGTGCAGCAACGGATCAATGCCGAGGCCGTGTTCGACCGCCTTCCGGGCTTCGTATTCGGCGCGATAGACGGCGGCGACCGATTCACCTTTTACGCCGGATACGACCACTCACACACCGACGGCTTCTCGCAATTCGCGGGGCTCCTCGAGATCGCGCGAACCTACCGCGCCATACGCGCGGGACAGACGCCGGACTCCGGGCCGGTGGGCAGCTTCGGCGACTACATCGCCGCGGAGAAGCAGACCGTTGCCTCCTTGACTCCGGCGGACCCGCGCATCGCCGAATGGCGCGCCATACTCGCCGTGCACGACAAGCGGATTCCACGGTTCCCCCTCGATCTGGGACTCTCCGACAGCGAGCCCGCACCGGCGGCACCTCTGCGACTCTCGCTCGTCGCCGGCGACGTGCTCGAGGCATGTGACGCGCGGCGCGGCGACACCGCGTCGGGTGCCGGGATCGTCTATGCGGCTCTGGCGGCTGCCCAGCATGAGTTGACCGGTGTGGAGCACTTCTTCACCGCGACGGTGCTCGCCGCACGTGCGCCCCACCAGGCGCAGACCCAGGGGTGGCTGTGCAACTTCGCGCCCATTGCCTTCGATGTCACCGGGTCGATGTCGTTCGCCGAGTTGACGGTCGCGGCCACCGAAGCCGTGGCCCGCGCGCGCCGGCTCGCCACCCTCCCGGTGCACGCCTCCCTCGGTGCGCTCGCGGCCGCAGGCGCCTACATCCCCGATCCAGGATCACCGCAAATGGTGTCCTACATCGACTTCCGCCGAATCCCCGGCAACGACGACGCCGTACTCCGCAACGTCACGAGCTTCCAGGCGGCCGGGCGCACCCGCAACGCGAACATGTGGCTCACGCGCCGCGCGGACGCGATGACACTGATCGCCCACATCCCCGACAACCCCGTGGCGAAGTCGACCTTCACCGCATATGTCGAGGCGATCCGCCGCTGGCTGACAAGCTATGCCTGTGGTGACGAAACGATGATCGGTTCCGCTGAAGCACCCGGACTGGCCGGTCAGTCGACGTGA